The segment GCGCCATCGAGTTGGCCGCCAGCTCCGCGATCAGCCGGTGGAACCGGCGGTTGAGCAGCACGGCCTCGGCGAACCGCCCCTCGGCGGTGGCGGTGGCCGTCTCGGTCGTGATGTCACGGAGCGCGGCGAGGTCGGCGGGGGCGATGCGGCCCTCGCGCTGGCGGGTCGCGGCCAGCTCGGCGGTGAGCGCCTCCAGCGCCGCCCGTACCTGGTAGGCCTCCTCCAGGTCGCCGCGCTCCAGCGACACGACCACCACGCCACGCCCGGCCGGCCGCACGAGCCCGTCGGCGGCGAGCGCCCGCAGCGCCTCCCGGACGGGGGTCCGGCTCATCTCCAGAGCGGCGGCGACCTCCATCTCCGTCAGCCGCGCTCCCGGCGGGTAAGTGCCGTCGAGGATCAACTCCCGCAGCCGGCTCCGCGCCACATCGGTCTGCATGCCGCCAAGCGTAGCCGTTGGTATCCATTGCATGCAATGGATGCAATGGATACCGAAGGAGGGAAGCGGCCGTGTCGTGGTGAATCCCATCAGCCGCTCCCTTGTCGTAAGATCAGGCGACTTCGTGAGGGTGGGTAGGGCTGTGGACATCCGAGTGCTGGGCCCGCTGGAGATCGTCGGAGACGACGGGCGGTCGTGTCAGATCGGGTCACTGAAGCTGCGGGCGCTGGTGAGCATGCTGGTGCTGGCGGAGGGCCGGCCGGTGGCCCCGGCCACGCTGATCGACCGGCTGTGGGGCGAGGAGCCGCCGGCCGAGGCACAGGCCTCGCTGCACTCGTACGTGTCCAACCTGCGCCGCGTGCTGGAGCCGGGACGCCCGGCCAGGGGGCAGAGCCGGTTGCTGACGTTCGGGCCGGTGGGCTACACGCTGGCGATCGATCAGGAGCAGGTGGACACGACGCGTTTCCTGCGCCTGGTCGGGCAGGCCGAGGAGGCGGCCGGGCCGGCCGAGGTGGAGCGGCTGGCGGGTGAGGCGCTGGCGCTGTGGCGCGGGGAGCCGTACCAGGACCTGGACGATCAGGCGTACGTGGCCGCCGTCAAGGCGCGGCTCACCGAGGCGCGGGAGCGGGCCCGCGAGCTGCGGGTGAGCGCGGTCATCCAGCAGGACCGCCACCGCGAGTTGCTGGGCGAGCTGGAGGCCCTGACGTACGAGCACCCGCTGCGTGAACGGCTGTGGGCGCTGCGGGCGCTGGCGCTCTACCGGTGCGGCCGCCAGGGCGAGGCACTGGAGACGCTCCGCACGGCGCGCCGGATCCTGGCCGAGGAGCTCGGCATCGACCCGGGCGAGGAGCTGCGCGAGCTGGAACGTGACATCCTCGGCCAATCACCCGCGCTGCTGCCGCACCGGCCGCCGCTTGAGCCGCAGGTGGCCGAGGCGCAGATCGCCGAGCGGGGCATCACGGGCCGGCAGGAGGAGCTGGCCGCGCTGGACGGGCTGCTGAAAGCGGCGGCGGCGGGCCGGCCGGGGTTCTCGCTGATCACGGGGGAGCCGGGGATCGGCAAGACCCGGCTGGCCGAGGAGCTGGTGAGCCGGGCCCATGCCCGGGGTTTCACGGTCGCGGTGGGGCGGTGCGCGGCGACGGAGGGTGCGCCGGCGTTCTGGCCGTGGGTGACGGTGTTGGAGCGGCTGGCCGACACGCTGCCGCCCCTGCCCGCCGACGTGCGCGCGAACCTGCCCGGAGTCGGCTCCGCGACCGGGACCGACCCCGAGGGCGCGAGGTTCCGGACCTATGAGGCGGCGGCGCGGGCGCTGACCGCGGGCAGGCAGCCGGTGCTGGTGGTGCTGGACGACCTGCACTGGGCCGACCGGTCCTCGCTGCGGCTGCTGAGTTACCTGGCCGAGTACGTGCTGGACGGCAGGCTGGCCGTGGTGGGCACGGCACGCGACTGGCCGCAGCCGGAGGGCGCGCTGGCCGAGGCGTTCGAGGCGCTGTCGCGCCGGCAGGCGGTGCGGCTGCCGCTGCCCGGCCTGTCGGCGTCCGATCTGGCCGAGCTGGCTCCGGCGGGCACGGACGTGCACGCGCTCAGGGACCGCACGAACGGCAACCCGTTCTTCGTCACGGAGCTGATGCGGTACCTGGAGGCCGGATCGCCGGGCCGCGGCACGCTGCCGCTGGGCGTCCGGGACGTCGTGCTCGGCCGGGTGAACCGGCTGCCCGAGCCGTCCGCCGAGTTGTTACGGGTGGCGGCCGTGGCCGGGCGGGAGTTCGACGTGGCGATCGTGGCCGAGGCCGCCGGGCTCGATCTGGAGGCGGCGCTGGACCGGCTGGAGCCGGCCATGACGGCCGACCTGGTCGCGGAGGGGCGGCCCGGCCGGTTCCTGTTCGTGCACGCGCTGGTGCAGGAGGCGCTCACCGAGGTGGTGCCGGTGCTGCGGCGGGCCCGGCTGCACGCCGCCGTGGCCGTCGCGATCGAGTCGCGTACCGGCGGCTCGGCCTCCGACCGGCTGGCCGCCGCCGCCCACCACTGGTTCGAGGCGATTCCCGCTGGCCACACCGCGCGTGCCTGGCGGGCGGCGTGGCGGGCGGCCGAGGAGGCCAAGCGGCTGCGCGCGTACGACGCGGCCCTCGAGCTGCTGGAGCGGGCTGAGCGGGTGGCCGGGGACGACCTGGAGCTGGGCGAGGCCGAGCGGATGGACCTGCTGTTCGCGCTGGCCGAGGCCAGGTTCGGGGCGGGCGACTCGATGGGGCAGGAGGCCGAGCTGACGCGGATTCGCCGCCTGGCCAGGCAGGCGGGCGACCGGCGGCGCTGGATCGAGGCCGCGACCGGGTACGGCGGCCGCATCCTGCAACCCTGGAAGATCTACGGCGGCTACGACGCCGACCTGCTGGTGGACCTGATGGAGCTGGCCGCCGACGAGGGGCTGGAGCCGTCCGCCCGGGCTCGGGTGCTGGCCTGTCTGGCTCTTCAGTCGTACTACCAGCCGGGGCGGGAGCCGGCGGAGCGGGACCGGTGGAGTGCCGAGGCGGCGCGGCTGGCCCGCCAGGAGAACGACGCGACGCTGCTCGGCCGGGTGCTGTTCGCCCGCTACTACGCGTTGCTCGACCCGGACTCGGTGCACCAGCGGCTGGAGGCGGGCGAGGAGATGGCCCGCGCCGGCTTGGAG is part of the Nonomuraea helvata genome and harbors:
- a CDS encoding BTAD domain-containing putative transcriptional regulator, whose product is MDIRVLGPLEIVGDDGRSCQIGSLKLRALVSMLVLAEGRPVAPATLIDRLWGEEPPAEAQASLHSYVSNLRRVLEPGRPARGQSRLLTFGPVGYTLAIDQEQVDTTRFLRLVGQAEEAAGPAEVERLAGEALALWRGEPYQDLDDQAYVAAVKARLTEARERARELRVSAVIQQDRHRELLGELEALTYEHPLRERLWALRALALYRCGRQGEALETLRTARRILAEELGIDPGEELRELERDILGQSPALLPHRPPLEPQVAEAQIAERGITGRQEELAALDGLLKAAAAGRPGFSLITGEPGIGKTRLAEELVSRAHARGFTVAVGRCAATEGAPAFWPWVTVLERLADTLPPLPADVRANLPGVGSATGTDPEGARFRTYEAAARALTAGRQPVLVVLDDLHWADRSSLRLLSYLAEYVLDGRLAVVGTARDWPQPEGALAEAFEALSRRQAVRLPLPGLSASDLAELAPAGTDVHALRDRTNGNPFFVTELMRYLEAGSPGRGTLPLGVRDVVLGRVNRLPEPSAELLRVAAVAGREFDVAIVAEAAGLDLEAALDRLEPAMTADLVAEGRPGRFLFVHALVQEALTEVVPVLRRARLHAAVAVAIESRTGGSASDRLAAAAHHWFEAIPAGHTARAWRAAWRAAEEAKRLRAYDAALELLERAERVAGDDLELGEAERMDLLFALAEARFGAGDSMGQEAELTRIRRLARQAGDRRRWIEAATGYGGRILQPWKIYGGYDADLLVDLMELAADEGLEPSARARVLACLALQSYYQPGREPAERDRWSAEAARLARQENDATLLGRVLFARYYALLDPDSVHQRLEAGEEMARAGLEAGDDELRTIGLTCQGGSLLELCRVREALDVLAEAERLIGRTHMPYLGIMLNWLRLGVLAGRGDLEAAESLLAATVAEHRTTSMWGLESSMAGATYQVALMRLRHGAGDAMRPPQDISHDQLAQFNRDGYAHYLVVSGRLEEARQALGPWERQPPVPRTFVYLFWLVVRCEVWSALGDRKACADLYEEASPYADRMGIAGLGMLTWPVSRSLAQLAEALGDTEAARRHAERAESVERELGHPHR
- a CDS encoding GntR family transcriptional regulator, whose translation is MQTDVARSRLRELILDGTYPPGARLTEMEVAAALEMSRTPVREALRALAADGLVRPAGRGVVVVSLERGDLEEAYQVRAALEALTAELAATRQREGRIAPADLAALRDITTETATATAEGRFAEAVLLNRRFHRLIAELAANSMALHALERIWDQIHVSTLRSLAPPSRPAHVSGQHEELVAAIVLGLADEAARVARAHVLDTRTTTSQEERA